Proteins from a genomic interval of Microbacterium phyllosphaerae:
- a CDS encoding MFS transporter — protein MERYFRLRWVGLVFISIAVSLIIVDSTIVNVAIPAIVDDLGITSTEVQWVQEAYTLVFAALLLVFGSLADRFGRRRVMLIGVVVFAASSVLAAFAPDGGMLILARLAQGVGGSMILPTTLSIINATFRGRERGIAFAVWGSTIGGMAAVGPLLGGWLTTAFSWRWAFGINIPLGIIIVVGVLLTVAESRSDRASKIDVVGALLSVVTMGSLVFGLIEGRTYGWWLVDQRPEIGDWTWPLDLSPIPFAFGLALISLIAFIGWGVHRQRQGKSTLLALRLFAIPSFRNGNIAATVVSLGEFGIILALPLWLQFVLGFDALHTGLLLLALAVGSFVASGAAGAASGKIAPVWVVRAGLVAEIIGVAGVGFVIAPDASWVPLIPFLFVYGLGVGLATAQLTGVVLADVPVDDSGAASGTQSTSRQLGAALGVAVLGTVLFTTTAGVLASSLDDRGLSADQRDQIVSSVVDSAGGAISGLEANPETAAIADDAKEAFSDGTRFAAWTAAGFLAVGLLSTISLGAGAGPRGRNDDEANEDSRAVGATPDPEADPAI, from the coding sequence ATGGAACGATACTTTCGGCTGCGGTGGGTAGGGCTCGTCTTCATCAGCATCGCTGTCTCGCTGATCATCGTCGACTCGACGATCGTCAACGTGGCGATCCCGGCGATCGTCGACGACCTGGGCATCACGTCGACCGAGGTGCAGTGGGTGCAGGAGGCCTACACGCTGGTCTTCGCCGCGCTGCTCCTCGTGTTCGGCAGTCTCGCGGACCGCTTCGGCCGTCGCCGGGTGATGCTCATCGGCGTGGTGGTCTTCGCGGCGTCATCCGTGCTCGCGGCCTTCGCCCCCGACGGTGGGATGCTGATCCTCGCCCGCCTCGCGCAGGGCGTCGGCGGATCGATGATCCTGCCGACGACCCTCTCGATCATCAACGCGACGTTCCGTGGGCGCGAACGCGGGATCGCGTTCGCGGTGTGGGGCTCGACCATCGGCGGCATGGCCGCCGTCGGACCGCTCCTCGGCGGCTGGCTGACCACCGCGTTCTCGTGGCGGTGGGCCTTCGGCATCAACATCCCGCTCGGGATCATCATCGTCGTCGGCGTCCTGCTCACGGTCGCCGAGTCCCGCAGCGATCGTGCCTCGAAGATCGACGTCGTCGGGGCGCTCCTGTCGGTGGTCACGATGGGAAGCCTCGTGTTCGGTCTGATCGAGGGGCGCACCTACGGGTGGTGGCTCGTGGATCAGCGTCCCGAGATCGGCGACTGGACGTGGCCGCTCGACCTGTCGCCGATCCCGTTCGCCTTCGGGCTCGCCCTCATCTCGCTCATCGCCTTCATCGGTTGGGGAGTCCACCGTCAGCGTCAGGGCAAGTCGACGCTGCTGGCGCTGCGTCTGTTCGCGATCCCCTCTTTCCGCAACGGCAACATCGCGGCGACCGTCGTGTCGCTCGGAGAGTTCGGGATCATCCTCGCGCTGCCGCTCTGGTTGCAGTTCGTGCTCGGATTCGACGCGCTGCACACGGGGCTGCTGCTGCTCGCCCTCGCCGTCGGATCCTTCGTCGCCAGCGGAGCCGCGGGAGCGGCGAGCGGAAAGATCGCGCCCGTCTGGGTCGTGCGTGCAGGGCTGGTCGCAGAGATCATCGGCGTGGCCGGCGTCGGCTTCGTCATCGCGCCGGATGCCTCGTGGGTGCCGCTCATCCCGTTCCTGTTCGTCTATGGACTCGGTGTGGGGCTGGCGACCGCCCAGCTCACCGGAGTCGTGCTCGCCGACGTTCCCGTCGACGACAGCGGCGCGGCCTCGGGAACCCAGTCGACGTCGCGCCAGCTCGGTGCGGCCCTCGGTGTGGCCGTGCTCGGAACGGTGCTGTTCACCACCACCGCAGGCGTCCTCGCCTCGTCCCTCGATGACCGAGGACTGTCCGCGGATCAGCGCGACCAGATCGTGTCGTCCGTCGTCGACAGCGCGGGCGGAGCGATCAGCGGGCTCGAGGCGAATCCCGAGACCGCAGCCATCGCTGACGATGCGAAGGAGGCGTTCTCGGACGGCACGCGCTTCGCCGCGTGGACGGCTGCCGGATTCCTCGCCGTCGGTCTTCTGTCGACGATCTCCCTCGGGGCAGGGGCAGGGCCACGAGGTCGGAACGACGACGAGGCGAACGAGGACTCGCGTGCGGTGGGCGCCACTCCGGATCCGGAAGCCGATCCCGCGATCTGA
- a CDS encoding FAD:protein FMN transferase — MSIHVVSVQGTIDPDAERAIQGCFEELRDIDRLFSTYRPDSDINRIRRGELSVAEADARVVVVADACARAEAATDGLFSASWRGWFDPTGYVKGWAVEEASRRHLQPLLSSSVAVGINAGGDLQLFTAPDADWRWHVGIADPHAPGRLVATMEVANGAVATSGTAERGHHIIDPRTGDPATGVASATIVADSLTRADIWATAAVVAGTADRSWLEKSGSRTGMLVGDDGEVTRWVGATTVAVQPFSGVLAA; from the coding sequence ATGAGCATCCACGTGGTCTCCGTGCAGGGGACGATCGATCCCGATGCCGAGAGGGCGATCCAGGGGTGCTTCGAGGAGCTTCGTGACATCGACCGGCTCTTCTCGACCTACCGTCCGGATTCCGACATCAATCGCATCCGTCGAGGGGAGCTCTCGGTTGCCGAGGCCGATGCGCGCGTCGTGGTCGTCGCCGACGCCTGTGCCCGTGCCGAAGCCGCCACCGACGGTCTGTTCTCTGCGAGTTGGCGTGGGTGGTTCGACCCCACCGGATATGTGAAGGGGTGGGCTGTCGAGGAGGCGAGCCGCCGCCACCTCCAGCCACTGCTCTCGTCGTCGGTCGCGGTCGGGATCAATGCGGGTGGAGACCTGCAGCTCTTCACCGCGCCGGACGCCGACTGGCGGTGGCATGTGGGCATCGCGGATCCGCACGCACCCGGACGACTGGTCGCCACTATGGAGGTGGCGAACGGCGCGGTCGCGACGTCGGGCACCGCGGAACGGGGGCACCACATCATCGACCCGCGCACCGGGGATCCTGCGACAGGGGTCGCGTCGGCGACGATCGTGGCGGACAGCCTCACGCGTGCGGACATCTGGGCCACTGCGGCGGTCGTCGCCGGGACCGCCGATCGGTCATGGCTCGAGAAATCAGGTTCCCGTACGGGGATGCTCGTGGGCGACGACGGCGAGGTGACCCGGTGGGTGGGGGCGACGACGGTGGCGGTGCAGCCGTTCAGCGGTGTGTTGGCAGCGTGA
- a CDS encoding SDR family NAD(P)-dependent oxidoreductase, protein MSLILVTGASAGLGLATAQALADGGHDVVVHARTPSRVPPGGWRGTLTGDLADLDAVKQLAREADAFGRFDAAVHNAGALHSPDAVRVNTIAPYVLTASMHRPERLIYLSSSMHRGGDTDLEGLRTGSGSYSDSKLWVTAMALALATRWPDAHVHAVDPGWVPTRMGGAGAPDDLREGHLTQVHLATAESITPRTGGYWHHLSTQRPAAAAGDSIFHEHLLAALAETTGVTLAG, encoded by the coding sequence ATGTCGCTGATCCTGGTGACCGGGGCTTCCGCCGGTCTCGGCCTCGCCACCGCGCAGGCACTCGCTGACGGCGGGCATGATGTCGTGGTGCACGCGCGCACACCCTCTCGCGTGCCTCCCGGCGGGTGGCGGGGAACACTCACCGGGGACCTCGCCGACCTCGATGCTGTGAAGCAGCTCGCTCGTGAGGCGGACGCCTTCGGTCGGTTCGACGCCGCCGTGCACAATGCCGGGGCGCTTCACTCGCCCGACGCCGTGCGCGTCAACACCATCGCACCGTATGTCCTCACCGCGTCGATGCATCGTCCTGAACGGCTCATCTACCTGAGCAGCTCCATGCATCGCGGTGGAGACACGGATCTCGAGGGACTGCGGACCGGTTCCGGATCGTACAGCGACAGCAAGCTCTGGGTGACAGCCATGGCCCTCGCTCTCGCGACCCGTTGGCCAGACGCCCACGTCCATGCGGTGGATCCCGGATGGGTGCCCACGCGGATGGGCGGCGCCGGGGCACCGGACGACCTGCGCGAAGGGCACCTCACCCAGGTGCACCTGGCGACCGCCGAGTCGATCACTCCGCGCACCGGCGGGTACTGGCACCATCTGAGCACCCAGCGGCCCGCTGCCGCAGCGGGAGACTCGATCTTCCACGAGCACCTGCTCGCCGCGCTCGCAGAGACCACAGGCGTGACACTCGCCGGATGA
- a CDS encoding helix-turn-helix domain-containing protein yields MDNRAEVREFLMTRRAHLTTESAGLPAGTNRRVAGLRRSEVAMLAGVSVEYYSKLERGAIAGASASVLDAVSRALQLTDAEHSHLLDLARAADGIPSSGRNRRRAVKTAAPRPSLQWALDSITDAVAFVRDQRQNLIATNALGRAFYSPVIGDGGRVPNLARFQFLDPAAHDFYPDWDLFAEMCVAVIRAEAGRDPHDKGIQDLVGELSTRSDVFRTLWAAHNVRTHGSGIKRFHHPVVGELTLVYEELALTAEPGQVMLIYSAEPGSPSAERLGLLASWAAESSVRTTPPA; encoded by the coding sequence ATGGACAATCGAGCAGAGGTGCGCGAGTTCCTGATGACGCGCCGCGCGCACCTGACCACGGAGTCCGCGGGCCTTCCTGCAGGAACGAACCGGAGAGTGGCAGGGCTCCGTCGCAGCGAGGTCGCCATGCTCGCCGGTGTCTCCGTGGAGTACTACAGCAAACTCGAGCGCGGAGCCATCGCCGGAGCATCCGCGTCCGTGCTGGACGCCGTCTCCCGTGCTCTGCAGCTCACCGACGCCGAGCATTCCCACCTGCTCGACCTGGCCCGGGCCGCTGACGGCATACCGTCTTCCGGCCGCAACCGTCGTCGAGCCGTGAAGACCGCCGCGCCGCGCCCGAGCCTGCAATGGGCCCTGGACTCCATCACCGACGCCGTCGCGTTCGTTCGCGACCAGCGACAGAACCTCATCGCGACCAACGCGCTCGGACGCGCGTTCTACTCCCCGGTCATCGGCGACGGCGGGCGGGTGCCCAACCTCGCTCGGTTCCAATTCCTCGACCCCGCAGCCCACGACTTCTACCCCGACTGGGATCTGTTCGCCGAGATGTGCGTCGCCGTCATCCGCGCCGAGGCAGGACGAGACCCGCATGACAAGGGCATCCAAGACCTCGTCGGGGAGCTCTCGACTCGAAGCGACGTCTTCCGGACGCTCTGGGCGGCGCACAACGTCCGCACGCACGGTTCGGGCATCAAGCGCTTCCATCACCCGGTGGTGGGCGAGCTCACGCTCGTCTACGAGGAGCTCGCTCTCACCGCGGAACCCGGGCAGGTCATGCTGATCTACTCCGCGGAACCGGGCTCGCCGTCGGCGGAGCGCTTGGGCCTTCTCGCCTCCTGGGCTGCCGAGAGCTCGGTGCGCACCACTCCTCCCGCGTAG
- the hxlB gene encoding 6-phospho-3-hexuloisomerase, with protein sequence MDVMEVGLGHSLGLVANEVGAVLDSVIRTDPVALARVSDLVAEAPRVFVLGAGRSGLALRMTAMRLMHLGLEVHVVGETTTPAIARDDLLVVASGSGTTSGIVRAAETAVNVGAKVVAITTDATSPLAELSGSATVVVPAAGKLDRSGAASAQFAGSLFEQAVVLIGDALFHALWARSGQDADDLWPRHSNLE encoded by the coding sequence ATGGACGTGATGGAGGTCGGCCTCGGGCATTCTCTGGGGCTCGTGGCGAATGAGGTCGGCGCGGTACTCGACTCGGTGATCCGCACCGATCCGGTGGCGCTCGCGCGCGTGTCCGACCTGGTGGCCGAAGCCCCGCGAGTGTTCGTGCTCGGAGCGGGGCGCTCCGGGCTGGCGCTGCGGATGACGGCGATGAGGCTCATGCACCTCGGTCTGGAGGTGCATGTCGTGGGCGAGACCACGACGCCGGCGATCGCTCGGGATGACCTCCTCGTGGTCGCGAGCGGTTCGGGCACGACATCCGGCATCGTCCGTGCGGCTGAGACCGCCGTGAACGTCGGAGCGAAGGTCGTGGCCATCACGACGGACGCCACGTCGCCTCTGGCGGAGCTGTCGGGCTCAGCGACCGTCGTCGTTCCCGCAGCAGGCAAGCTCGATCGTTCGGGAGCCGCCTCCGCGCAGTTCGCCGGCAGTCTCTTCGAGCAGGCGGTCGTCCTCATCGGCGACGCCCTTTTCCACGCTCTCTGGGCCCGAAGCGGACAGGACGCCGACGACCTCTGGCCGCGTCACTCGAACCTCGAATGA
- a CDS encoding response regulator transcription factor: MTRMDGPALPALLYVEDDAEIAALTVEVLADSYTVDHATDGEVALRMALDHRYDVMVIDRRLPGMDGVALVKAVRTAHITTPVLMLTALGTVDDRVTGLDGGANDYLVKPFDYDELLARLRALRRAFRADGARRRLGEWSFSPQAQAVYDPSGFRVALTATESALLELLSTSPEHVFSREEIVRAVFHEGDTTGSVDTYVHYVRRKTTPDMIETVRARGYRAGMPS, translated from the coding sequence ATGACCCGCATGGATGGTCCCGCTCTCCCCGCACTTCTCTACGTCGAGGACGACGCGGAGATCGCGGCGCTGACGGTCGAGGTGCTCGCGGATTCCTATACCGTCGATCACGCAACCGACGGCGAGGTGGCGCTGCGGATGGCCCTCGACCACCGCTACGACGTGATGGTCATCGACCGACGACTGCCCGGCATGGACGGCGTCGCCCTCGTGAAGGCGGTTCGCACCGCCCACATCACCACTCCCGTGCTCATGCTGACGGCTCTCGGCACTGTCGACGATCGTGTGACCGGGCTCGACGGCGGGGCCAACGACTACCTGGTGAAGCCCTTCGACTACGACGAGCTGCTCGCCCGCCTCCGAGCGCTGCGCAGGGCATTCCGTGCCGACGGGGCGCGACGGCGCCTCGGCGAGTGGAGCTTCTCACCACAGGCGCAAGCCGTGTACGACCCGTCCGGTTTCCGCGTCGCGCTGACCGCGACCGAGAGTGCGCTGCTCGAACTCCTGAGCACCAGCCCCGAGCACGTGTTCAGCCGCGAGGAGATCGTTCGGGCGGTCTTCCACGAAGGTGACACGACCGGCTCCGTCGACACCTATGTGCATTACGTGCGGCGCAAGACCACGCCCGACATGATCGAGACCGTCCGCGCACGCGGGTACCGAGCGGGGATGCCCTCATGA
- a CDS encoding sensor histidine kinase: MSEADARRVRRAALSIGVWVGVASGVIVAIGIAILISVILSTSRREGQEHGGGWFGQGGPRDDFIVDIDVVVPTVIVLGAVGVILLGVVAAIAARRSVRPLSDALRQQRNFVADASHELRTPLTTLTSRIQVLQRRHDRGEDVAQGLGELRRDADMMGDVLTDLLISAEGESHAGGTADVETAASSAVSTIATIAQESQVLLRVTSDSEVTAQIPHVTLVRILVALLDNAVQHSPAGGTVSVRISHDAHHAMVRVIDEGSGIDGIPADQVFERFARPRESGRPRSFGLGLALVRDVARRSGGSIVVETSTPAGTTFLLTLPTHR, from the coding sequence ATGAGCGAGGCCGACGCACGACGCGTCCGCCGCGCCGCCCTCTCGATCGGAGTCTGGGTGGGCGTCGCCTCGGGAGTGATCGTGGCGATCGGCATCGCGATCCTGATCAGTGTCATCCTCTCGACCTCCCGACGTGAGGGGCAGGAGCACGGCGGCGGCTGGTTCGGACAGGGCGGCCCGAGGGACGACTTCATCGTCGACATCGACGTCGTGGTGCCGACGGTGATCGTGCTGGGGGCGGTCGGCGTGATCCTGCTCGGGGTCGTCGCCGCGATCGCCGCACGGCGGTCGGTGCGCCCACTCAGCGACGCCCTGCGTCAACAGCGCAACTTCGTGGCCGACGCGAGTCACGAGCTGCGCACGCCGCTGACGACGCTGACCAGCCGCATCCAGGTCCTGCAGCGCCGCCATGACCGCGGCGAGGACGTGGCCCAGGGGCTCGGAGAACTGCGGCGCGACGCCGACATGATGGGCGATGTCCTCACCGACCTGCTGATCTCCGCCGAGGGCGAGTCCCACGCGGGCGGCACCGCGGACGTCGAGACGGCAGCGTCGTCAGCCGTCTCGACCATCGCGACGATCGCCCAGGAGTCTCAGGTGCTGCTCCGCGTCACGTCGGATTCCGAAGTCACCGCACAGATCCCCCACGTGACGCTCGTGCGGATCCTCGTCGCACTGCTCGACAATGCGGTGCAGCACTCCCCCGCCGGAGGAACCGTGTCGGTCCGGATCAGCCACGATGCCCACCACGCCATGGTGCGCGTGATCGACGAGGGCTCCGGCATCGACGGCATCCCCGCCGATCAGGTCTTCGAACGTTTCGCACGCCCGCGCGAGAGCGGGCGGCCGCGCAGCTTCGGGCTCGGCCTCGCGCTGGTGCGCGACGTCGCCCGCCGCTCCGGAGGATCCATCGTGGTGGAGACGTCGACGCCAGCGGGCACGACTTTCCTGCTCACGCTGCCAACACACCGCTGA
- a CDS encoding ferredoxin reductase family protein yields the protein MTTLTTRSRASVSSSGSTPVATTRRRGPQLWRAAAITVIWATSLFVVALWVAGGGVTAAISMNAETVTTLGRLTGLVAANLLLYQVLLMARIPLFERGFGRDGITRLHRFVGFWSFWLMGAHIGLLAVGYAMAAGINPIVQLWSFIWDYPGMLLATAGTLLILLVVVTSIRRARRKLRYESWHLLHLYAYLGVGLALPHQLWTGADFLSSPIATLYWWSIWALAAVSVLVFRIGVPLLRSSRRALRVESVEQDGARGVTIHVGGRHLDRLGARAGQFFVWRFLDGPGWTRGHPFSLSAAPGRELTLTARVVGDGTQRLAVLSPGTRVIVEGPYGEMTGERRTATKLLMMGAGAGVAPLISLLENEAYLPGDATLIARDSSVVDALRQGAIAQLVTGRGLRYLPLAGSRSSGPSSWIPATHEAWSGPDLLRHLIPDPDSYDVYICGAEAWMKDLRRDLVGAGFAPHRIHSESFTI from the coding sequence ATGACCACTCTGACGACGAGATCCCGAGCATCCGTCTCATCCTCCGGCTCGACACCCGTGGCGACCACCCGTCGTCGCGGACCTCAGCTCTGGCGTGCCGCCGCGATCACCGTGATCTGGGCGACCAGCCTGTTCGTCGTCGCCCTGTGGGTCGCGGGAGGAGGGGTGACGGCTGCGATCAGCATGAACGCCGAGACCGTGACCACGCTGGGGCGTCTGACGGGGCTCGTGGCGGCGAACCTCCTGCTCTATCAGGTGCTCCTGATGGCCCGCATCCCCCTGTTCGAGCGCGGCTTCGGGCGTGACGGCATCACCCGCCTGCATCGTTTCGTCGGGTTCTGGTCGTTCTGGTTGATGGGCGCTCACATCGGACTGCTCGCAGTCGGGTACGCGATGGCGGCCGGGATCAACCCGATCGTCCAGCTGTGGAGCTTCATCTGGGACTACCCGGGGATGCTGCTGGCGACCGCCGGCACACTGCTGATCCTGCTCGTCGTCGTGACATCGATCAGACGGGCCCGCCGTAAGCTGCGCTATGAGTCCTGGCATCTCCTGCACCTGTACGCCTACCTGGGAGTGGGCTTGGCGCTGCCGCATCAGCTGTGGACCGGGGCTGACTTCCTGTCGTCGCCGATCGCGACGCTCTACTGGTGGTCGATCTGGGCGCTCGCTGCGGTGTCGGTGCTCGTCTTCCGCATCGGAGTCCCGCTGCTGCGGTCTTCGCGTCGGGCGCTTCGTGTGGAGAGCGTCGAGCAGGACGGTGCACGAGGAGTGACGATCCACGTGGGAGGTCGACACCTCGACCGCCTCGGAGCGCGCGCAGGACAGTTCTTCGTCTGGCGGTTCCTCGACGGACCGGGATGGACCCGTGGGCACCCGTTCTCGCTGTCGGCGGCACCGGGTCGCGAACTCACACTGACGGCGCGCGTCGTCGGTGACGGCACGCAGCGGCTCGCCGTGCTCTCGCCCGGAACTCGAGTCATCGTCGAGGGGCCGTACGGAGAGATGACGGGCGAGCGTCGAACCGCGACCAAGCTGCTCATGATGGGTGCCGGCGCCGGTGTCGCACCACTGATCTCGTTGCTCGAGAACGAGGCCTATCTCCCCGGAGACGCCACCCTCATCGCGAGGGACTCGTCGGTGGTCGATGCGCTGCGCCAGGGAGCTATCGCTCAGCTCGTGACAGGCCGAGGGCTGCGATATCTGCCGCTCGCCGGCTCGCGCTCATCCGGACCGTCGAGCTGGATCCCGGCCACCCACGAGGCCTGGTCGGGGCCCGACCTGCTGCGCCACCTGATCCCGGACCCCGACTCCTACGACGTCTACATCTGCGGTGCCGAAGCCTGGATGAAGGATCTTCGACGAGACCTGGTGGGGGCGGGATTCGCCCCGCATCGCATCCATTCCGAGTCCTTCACGATCTGA
- the hxlA gene encoding 3-hexulose-6-phosphate synthase encodes MKLQFAMDTLTTEAALALAEAAAPHVDILELGTPLIKSAGLSAVTAIKKAHPDKIVFADLKTMDAGELEADIAFTAGADLVTVLGTAGDSTIAGAVKAAKAHGKGIVVDLIGVKDKPARAKEVVELGAEFVEMHAGLDEQAEEGFTFDTLLRDGEASGVPFSVAGGVNAASIGSVQKSGAQIAVAGSAIYSAPDVGAAAAELRAAIG; translated from the coding sequence ATGAAGCTGCAGTTCGCAATGGACACCCTGACGACCGAGGCCGCGCTCGCGCTCGCCGAGGCAGCCGCCCCGCACGTCGACATCCTCGAACTGGGGACGCCGCTGATCAAGAGCGCCGGCCTCAGCGCGGTGACCGCGATCAAGAAGGCGCACCCCGACAAGATCGTCTTCGCCGACCTGAAGACCATGGATGCCGGTGAGCTCGAGGCCGACATCGCCTTCACGGCCGGCGCCGACTTGGTCACGGTGCTCGGCACCGCGGGCGACAGCACCATCGCGGGAGCGGTCAAGGCGGCGAAGGCGCACGGCAAGGGGATCGTCGTCGACCTGATCGGCGTCAAGGACAAGCCCGCACGGGCGAAGGAGGTCGTCGAGCTCGGCGCCGAGTTCGTCGAGATGCACGCCGGCCTCGACGAGCAGGCCGAGGAAGGCTTCACGTTCGACACGCTGCTGCGCGACGGCGAAGCATCCGGTGTGCCGTTCTCGGTGGCCGGCGGAGTCAACGCCGCGAGCATCGGTTCGGTGCAGAAGTCGGGGGCGCAGATCGCCGTCGCCGGAAGCGCGATCTACAGCGCACCGGATGTGGGAGCGGCCGCGGCCGAGCTCCGCGCAGCGATCGGCTGA
- a CDS encoding FMN-binding protein, with protein sequence MKKILYTLLATVSGLVLLFSYRTSLEAVTPTDASAATATGGATTTSTDTATGSSGSASSSSGTSSDATTSSGLTDGTYTGASSQTRYGPVQVQITVSGGQISDVQAIDYPDSNGRDRQINETAIPRLVSETMQSQNAQIQMVSGATYTSNGYLSSLQSAIDQAQS encoded by the coding sequence ATGAAGAAGATCCTCTACACCCTGCTCGCGACCGTGAGCGGTCTCGTGCTCCTGTTCAGCTATCGCACCTCGCTGGAGGCGGTCACTCCGACGGACGCCAGCGCGGCCACAGCGACGGGCGGGGCGACGACGACGAGCACCGATACCGCCACAGGCAGCTCCGGAAGCGCGTCGAGCAGCTCCGGAACCTCCTCCGACGCGACGACGAGCAGCGGTCTGACGGACGGAACGTACACCGGCGCGTCGTCTCAGACGCGATACGGACCGGTCCAGGTGCAGATCACCGTCTCGGGCGGACAGATCAGCGATGTGCAGGCGATCGACTACCCCGACAGCAACGGCCGTGACCGTCAGATCAACGAGACGGCGATCCCCCGTCTCGTCTCGGAGACGATGCAGTCGCAGAACGCGCAGATCCAGATGGTGTCGGGCGCGACGTACACGAGCAACGGCTACCTCTCGTCGCTGCAGAGCGCGATCGATCAGGCGCAGAGCTGA
- a CDS encoding helix-turn-helix transcriptional regulator produces the protein MSANEAVPEVDSPALRRAHQDGARAISELADRHAVALESLLAILRSDRLDDRAARNLAIESAANALVQLRVASDRQKEAVLEPVVGAFARLQSDLRPLERFGNLDVQFIEPPATGRALPSEVAHAARAIVRNSVLAIVDDTTARRVRIQWDCDGLNLLIGIRDDGRGELSVSDDALRPAAESVVALNGDLAVSSTEGWGSAIDIRLPLDPPAAPEPLTEVTELSAREREVLRLVVAGSRNREIASTLGISDNTVKFHVSNLLRKTGCRTRGELASLAR, from the coding sequence GTGAGTGCGAACGAGGCAGTACCGGAAGTCGACTCCCCCGCCCTGCGGCGAGCGCATCAGGACGGCGCGCGAGCGATCTCCGAGCTGGCCGATCGCCACGCGGTGGCCCTCGAGTCGCTGCTCGCGATCCTGCGCTCCGACCGACTCGATGACCGTGCGGCGCGCAATCTCGCGATCGAGTCGGCGGCGAACGCGCTCGTGCAGCTGCGGGTCGCCAGCGATCGCCAGAAGGAGGCGGTGTTGGAGCCCGTCGTCGGCGCCTTCGCGCGATTGCAGTCGGACCTGCGCCCCCTCGAGCGGTTCGGGAACCTCGACGTGCAGTTCATCGAGCCGCCCGCGACCGGCCGCGCTCTGCCGAGCGAGGTCGCCCACGCCGCTCGAGCGATCGTGCGCAACTCCGTGCTCGCGATCGTCGATGACACGACCGCGCGCCGCGTGCGCATCCAGTGGGACTGCGACGGTCTGAACCTGCTGATCGGCATCAGGGACGACGGGCGCGGTGAGCTCTCGGTCAGCGACGACGCGCTGCGTCCCGCCGCCGAGAGCGTGGTTGCGTTGAACGGCGATCTCGCGGTGTCGTCGACGGAGGGATGGGGGTCGGCGATCGACATCCGCCTCCCCCTCGATCCGCCCGCCGCGCCGGAGCCGCTCACCGAGGTCACCGAGCTGTCGGCACGAGAGCGAGAGGTGCTTCGTCTCGTCGTCGCCGGCTCACGCAACCGAGAGATCGCGTCGACGCTCGGGATCAGCGACAACACGGTCAAGTTCCACGTGTCGAACCTGCTGCGCAAGACCGGATGCCGGACTCGCGGGGAGCTGGCGTCACTCGCCCGATAG